The genomic stretch ATAATAATAATCTATGCCACTGCGGCTGGCATGGACGATTCCGCCGCCGAACTGGAAATAAGGATGAATCGAGATATTCTGAAGCTGCGCCAGCGGGTACAATTTCCCTGTCAAGAAAACAGGATATATATTGACCGAGCCAAGGAGCACATCCTCCCGGGTCAGATATTTGAAGTCGCCGCGGCTGAAGATTCCTATCGAAATTTCTGCCGCAAAGGAGGGCGCCAGACGATGGGCATAGAAGAATTCGCCGTAGAAACTTGATTTGGAAGGCTCAAAACGGTCGCCGTCATTATCGATGGTGGTCTTGTCGCCGGTTGATGTCCAGACGCCGAGTCTACCGCCGGCCGAGTGCATTTGAAGATAATCGTTACTGACAATCTCCACGGCGGTAAGAGATGCCGGCAGAAGTATGACAGTTGCCAAACCAATCCAGAAAAACCATCTCATGGTTCTTTTAACCAAAGAATACCTCGGCGGTTTCAATCATTTCCGGATCGATAGTTTTGATTCTGGAGACAACATCTTTGAGCGGATAGGGAACGATTTTCACCCCCTGCAGAGCCACCATCTGACCGAATTGTCCGCTGTGCACGAGGTCGATGGCATGCACGCCGAAGCGCGTGGCGAGGACCCGGTCAAAGGCAGTGGGGGAGCCGCCCCGCTGAATATGTCCGAGGATGACCACCCTTGTTTCGAAACCGGTGCCGGCTTCAATCAGTTCGGCCAGCTTGTAGCCGATGCCGCCCAGGCGCACGTGGCCAAAGGCATCGAGCTTTTTATCCTGCAGCACCAGTTCTTCCTCCTGGGATTCCGGGGACATCTTGATTTTGGCGCCTTCAGCAACTACCACGATGGAGAAATCTTTTCCCCGGCTATGGCGTCGTTTAATCAGGGTGCAGACATTGCTAACGAAAGTAATCTTTTCCGGAATAAGAATTATATCGGCGCCGCCGGCAATACCGGATTCAATGGCAATCCAGCCGGCGTGACGTCCCATAACTTCCACCACCATAACGCGGTTGTGCGCTTCGGCGGTGGTATGAACGCGGTCAATTGCCTCCGTGGCGATATTGAGGGCGGTATCAAAACCAAAGGTGCGGTCGGTGCCCATAACATCGTTATCGATAGTTTTCGGCACGCCCACCACTTTGATGCCGTCCTGAAACAGCTTAGCCGCGACGCCCAGAGTGTCCTCGCCGCCGATTGCAATAAGGGCGTCAATATTGTGCCTCTTGAGAGTGGCTTTGATAGTATCCACGCCATTTTCTACTTTGAAGGGATTTGTGCGGGAAGTTCTCAGAATGGTTCCGCCGCGATGAAGAATACCGGAAACATCGATGAGGCTCAAGGGCTTAATCTTTTCATCCTTGATAAGACCCTTCCAGCCCTCAAAGATGCCGAGTATCTCATAATTATAATTGAGGATTCCTTTTCTAACGATGGCACGAATAACAGCATTAAGTCCCGGACAATCGCCCCCACCAGTCAACACACCTACTCTCATTTATTCCTTCTTTCCTAAAATTAAATATAGCCGGTAATTATAGTTGCATTATGCCGCTCTGTCAAGATTCAATTCCCCTGACGGCGGACTTCAGAGATTACAATGACGGAAGCAGATATAACTTTTGATTTTTGTAGTCAAAGAGGAGGGTGTACTGCCTTAGCATCATATTCCCGAGGTTTCCGTCAAGTTCGCTTGATTTCAGGACTCCCGATTCTCCTTCAACAATCAGTAGCGGCGGCTTTTCTAACTCCAGATTGCCGATTTTTAATCTATTGCCGAGGGCAGACCTAGTACGACTGGAGCCGCCAATTCCGCTGACTCGACCGTTCATTACCTTGATATCGGTAAATCGACCTTCGAGATTATTCCTATCCACGAAAGGCTTGTGCAGAATGACCCCGAAAGCGCTCCCGAGGTCAACCAGAAACCTTCCGGAACATCCCTCCAGAGCGACATCCACCGATGGCACTTTTGACGTAAGATTAAGGGTAACAGCGAATTGCGAGTCCGGAGAAATAAAGGTTTGAGGTTTGTATAAAACGAGTCGTTGTTTGCCATAATCGACTTTGACCGGCATTCGTGAAAGAAGGTCATACCCAATTAATCCCCCAAATTCACCGGGAAATTGCAGTCCCAATTCGGAGAGGTCAACAACCGCCGCAACTTGCCGAAAGAGGCGAATATTACCCACACTTATAGAATCGATGGGAGCAACAGAGGCAGAATCATACCCTCCAATTCCCTTGGCAGGAAATTTACCTTCCGCAAGCAATCGCTGTCGCTCCGCGAATTTCTTGTCTAATATGTTAATGCCGGCGCCGGAATCAAGCATGAAGAAAACTTCTGCGCCGCCGTTGACGCTGACCTTTATATAGATATGACCACCCTGGAACTGTAACGGAAGAGTAACGGAATCGCGGTCGGGGGGAAAACTAAAATCGATTTCCGATTCTCCTGTGGGGGCAAAGATGTCTGGGTCAATATTGAGATTATAATCTATTCGGTCAAATTCGATGTCAGAATTCATCTGGGGAAGAGAAGCCCTGGAGATAAATCTGAAGGGAAAGGGGACGCCGTGGATGTCGCGAAAATCACTGAGAAAAGTATGCATCGTGATTTCATCGAGCTGTTCCGCTGTCATCTCAATCCTTCTTGTCTCCTGATTCACAAAAATCCAGAGCGAATCGCCACCCTCCGGCAGCGCCAGGAAGAGATGATAATTTACGGAGGCGATTACGGTATCCTTCAGGTAGGTGTATTCGCCGGACATTCTGCCGATACCGAGGAAGGATTGTCCCGCCAGAAAGGCGGCATTGATGATTTTTTTCCGCTCATTACCGCTCAATGTCACGATTTGCTGATTTTGGTCAAGAGTCCAAGCGACCGAGCCATCAAAGCCCTGAGAGAGTTTCATTGGACCGAGTTCATAGGAGACCAGAAATCTATCCGGCTCAGCATATATGATTTCAATATCGCCGGTTAGCCCGTAAACTGTCGCTTTTCCGCTCTGCCGATAGTTTGTTATCTGCGCCACCGAATCGGCGTATCCGGGCGGAAGAACCGATTCTAAAGTCACAGCTCGGGCATTCTCCGCAAAAAACGCAAGAAGCACAGAAGCGAAGGAAAACAATGGACGCGAAATCACTTAATACTCCGACCTGTGATAGTCAGCCAGGACGATGATGCCGATGAGTGTCCAGTTGAGCAAAAGCGAGGTGCCGCCATAACTGAGGAACGGCAGAGGAAGACCGGTGACCGGCATGAGACCGAAAGTCATACCAATATTGACAAAGAATTGAAAGAAGATGATGGTGAGCGCCCCCCAGACCAGATTGGAAGTGAATTTGGAGCGACAGCGGGAGGCAATCCTGATTCCTCGATAGAAAATGAAGCCAAAAAGCAAAACGACGGTCAGGGTGCCGACAAAACCGAATTCCTCGCCGAGGACGGAGAAGACGAAATCAGTATGCCGTTCGGGAAGAAATTTCAGCTGGCTCTGCGACCCCTCAAGATACCCCTTACCAATAATCCCGCCGGAGCCGATGGCGATTTTCGATTGTATTATCTGATAACCGGCGCGCTGGGGGTCCCGCCCCGGGTCGAGAAAAGTAATGACACGCAGCTTCTGATAGTCTTCAAGATGATTCCAGATGAACGGGGTTATCATACCAAAGGCAAGATTGAAAGTAAAAACGATTACCCCAAAAAGTATCCCCGGTTTGAGGATCAGCATAAAGACTATTAGAAGAACCAGATATATGACCCAGGCAATCCAATGGAAAGCGGCCACCAGGGAGATAAGAGGAGAGACAATTAGTATCAGATATGCCGGAGAGAGTCCGGACCAGAACCAGAGACTGAAAAGGAGGACGACAAAAACAAGCGAGGAGCCGAGGTCGGGCTGTTTCATCACGAGAAGCGCCGGGATGAATGCCAGCATCGCCGAAAAAGCGAGCCGTCGCTTAGACTGTGGCGGTAATTTGGTGTAGGCAAAAAAGCGTGAAAGCGCCACAATGAGAGCCAGTTTGCCGATGTCGGAGGGAGAAACGCTCATAAAACCGAGAGAGAACCAGCGCGAGGCGCCCATGCGGGTCTCTCCAGCGACCAGGACCAGAATCAGCAAAATAATAGACAATCCGTATAGCGGATAGGCGATAAAATCAATTACCCGCACCGGAATATGGAACACCGCATTGAAGAGCACGAAGGCAAGCAGAAGCCAGATTGACTGTTTAATATAGAAATTCAAAGAAGAACCGGCGCTGCTGTCATAGTGCGCCGAATAAATCAGCATGATGCCGATAAGCGATAGTCCGACGGTCGCCAGAATGAATTTCCAGTCGAGGCTTTTGTAATCAACGGTCATTCCGTCACCGGGCTTTCCGCGACGCTCTGGGCGATGACGTTCTGGGTGGAGTCGCCGAGAAGGTATCGCTTAATAATTCTGCCTGCCAGCGGTGCCGCCACTTCGGAACCATGCCCGGCATTCTCCACCAGAGCGCAGACCAGAATCCTGGGGGCGTTCGACGGCGCATAGCCGACAAACCAGGAGTGGTCCTTGCCATGGGGGTTCTGTGCCGTTCCGGTCTTACCGGCAATGGTGTAATATTTGTTCCGCAGCCCTTTGGCGGTTCCGCGCTCCCCCTGCACCACCAGTTCCAGCGCGCGCGAAAGGACCGAAAGGGTGTTTTGCGAGAAGGGCAAGGTGAAAGAGAGAGTTGGTTCGATTTTTTGAACAGACCGCTCGGGGTAGCGAATCTCTTTAAGCAGATGCGGCTTGAAGACCTTGCCGCCATTAGCCAGCCCGGCATAGAACTGCGTCAGCTGAAGCGGCGTAACAATAAACTCTCCCTGCCCGATGGCTATGTTCAGAATCAACAGTTTAGACCAGCGGTTGGGGCCAAAGGCTTTGTCATAGTAAGCGCGGCTCGGCGCAATTCCGGAGAGCTCGCCACTAATATCGATACCGCTTTTCTTGCCAAAGCCGCATTTGACGGCAAATTCATTCCAGGCATCTAAACCAAGAATCTGCCCCACCTGATAAAAGTAGACGTTACAGGATTGCTCGACCGCATGATAGAGGTCCAGGCGGCCATGCCCATGTTCCTGCCAGCATTTGAAAACGCGGTTCCCGAAACGCATGCCGCCGCCGCAGCCACGAAGTATCGTCTCTGGAGTTAAGACGCCTCTTTCGAGAGCGGCGCCGGCAGT from Candidatus Zixiibacteriota bacterium encodes the following:
- a CDS encoding 6-phosphofructokinase, coding for MRVGVLTGGGDCPGLNAVIRAIVRKGILNYNYEILGIFEGWKGLIKDEKIKPLSLIDVSGILHRGGTILRTSRTNPFKVENGVDTIKATLKRHNIDALIAIGGEDTLGVAAKLFQDGIKVVGVPKTIDNDVMGTDRTFGFDTALNIATEAIDRVHTTAEAHNRVMVVEVMGRHAGWIAIESGIAGGADIILIPEKITFVSNVCTLIKRRHSRGKDFSIVVVAEGAKIKMSPESQEEELVLQDKKLDAFGHVRLGGIGYKLAELIEAGTGFETRVVILGHIQRGGSPTAFDRVLATRFGVHAIDLVHSGQFGQMVALQGVKIVPYPLKDVVSRIKTIDPEMIETAEVFFG
- a CDS encoding aspartyl protease family protein; the protein is MTLESVLPPGYADSVAQITNYRQSGKATVYGLTGDIEIIYAEPDRFLVSYELGPMKLSQGFDGSVAWTLDQNQQIVTLSGNERKKIINAAFLAGQSFLGIGRMSGEYTYLKDTVIASVNYHLFLALPEGGDSLWIFVNQETRRIEMTAEQLDEITMHTFLSDFRDIHGVPFPFRFISRASLPQMNSDIEFDRIDYNLNIDPDIFAPTGESEIDFSFPPDRDSVTLPLQFQGGHIYIKVSVNGGAEVFFMLDSGAGINILDKKFAERQRLLAEGKFPAKGIGGYDSASVAPIDSISVGNIRLFRQVAAVVDLSELGLQFPGEFGGLIGYDLLSRMPVKVDYGKQRLVLYKPQTFISPDSQFAVTLNLTSKVPSVDVALEGCSGRFLVDLGSAFGVILHKPFVDRNNLEGRFTDIKVMNGRVSGIGGSSRTRSALGNRLKIGNLELEKPPLLIVEGESGVLKSSELDGNLGNMMLRQYTLLFDYKNQKLYLLPSL
- the rodA gene encoding rod shape-determining protein RodA, which gives rise to MTVDYKSLDWKFILATVGLSLIGIMLIYSAHYDSSAGSSLNFYIKQSIWLLLAFVLFNAVFHIPVRVIDFIAYPLYGLSIILLILVLVAGETRMGASRWFSLGFMSVSPSDIGKLALIVALSRFFAYTKLPPQSKRRLAFSAMLAFIPALLVMKQPDLGSSLVFVVLLFSLWFWSGLSPAYLILIVSPLISLVAAFHWIAWVIYLVLLIVFMLILKPGILFGVIVFTFNLAFGMITPFIWNHLEDYQKLRVITFLDPGRDPQRAGYQIIQSKIAIGSGGIIGKGYLEGSQSQLKFLPERHTDFVFSVLGEEFGFVGTLTVVLLFGFIFYRGIRIASRCRSKFTSNLVWGALTIIFFQFFVNIGMTFGLMPVTGLPLPFLSYGGTSLLLNWTLIGIIVLADYHRSEY